The following proteins are co-located in the Halictus rubicundus isolate RS-2024b chromosome 1, iyHalRubi1_principal, whole genome shotgun sequence genome:
- the LOC143356319 gene encoding UBX domain-containing protein 4, translated as MKWFEGSINEAVATSKSRKAIFVVFVEGKDDTSVEVAAAINAAEVSTRLEQDDFVAIRLESGSETYRLFAQIYQLVPVPSIFFIGTNGAPLEIVAGTTTANDLLTKIDSILTKSGKNKTSLSSNLIDAEKQATASGSIISNPSTSSKPTTNLESDSTINSNADVSLKQSTVVAEPAVEVTTTTVENESSTVPTENAKVEPSPVDKPSNVPSASSDPQETCTKKTTGEDTTKKVQRVMELQHKNLIKDEERKEKLRELERRKDLEMKQAREERLREKAVDAAAREKVRQQIAQDKLERKQKERDMQQQVQKQPEQEPSKPVASVASSATVTRIQFRLPSGNPHMGQFESSNTLRDLRNYIVQNIDLPFRQFAMSISFPRRDLTAEEDDKTLLELELVPTAVILILPMKNSDVTATVSSSQDVGFLSRIMWSFFAPILGVYNYLMGYFSGGNRPNTPRPSNSENNDTANSSDGTIIPNLQNVANSSGLVRRYLGDQGGTTIKTEGNIHRLHSGGDDNDENNTWNGNSTQQM; from the exons ATGAAGTGGTTCGAAGGTAGCATCAACGAGGCTGTGGCAACATCGAAATCCAGGAAAGCGATTTTCGTCGTTTTTGTGGAAG GCAAGGATGACACATCAGTGGAAGTTGCTGCAGCAATCAATGCCGCAGAAGTTTCTACTAGATTAGAGCAGGACGACTTTGTCGCGATTCGTTTGGAGAGCGGATCCGAAACCTACAGGCTTTTTGCTCAGATTT atcAATTGGTACCTGTACCATCTATATTCTTTATTGGCACAAATGGGGCACCATTGGAGATTGTTGCTGGCACAACAACAGCCAATGATTTACTAACAAAGATTGAttcaattttaacaaaatcagGGAAAAATAAAACTTCTTTGTCGTCTAACTTGATAGATGCAGAGAAACAAGCCACTGCCAGTGGCAGCATTATTAGTAACCCTAGTACAAGTTCTAAACCTACTACAAATCTTGAAAGTGATAGCACAATAAATTCAAATGCGGACGTGTCCTTGAAACAATCAACAGTAGTAGCGGAACCCGCTGTAGAAGTAACAACTACAACAGTAGAAAATGAAAGTAGTACTGTACCGACAGAGAATGCAAAGGTAGAACCATCTCCTGTTGACAAACCAAGCAATGTTCCATCAGCAAGCAGCGATCCACAGGAAACATGTACCAAAAAGACAACAGGAGAG GATACTACGAAGAAAGTACAACGGGTGATGGAACTGCAACACAAAAACCTAATCAAGGacgaagaaagaaaggaaaaactGCGGGAATTAGAGCGTCGCAAGGACCTAGAAATGAAACAGGCTCGCGAAGAAAGGTTAAGAGAGAAAGCGGTGGACGCGGCGGCCAGAGAAAAAGTTAGACAACAAATCGCTCAGGACAAattagaaagaaaacaaaaagaacgAGACATGCAG CAACAGGTACAGAAACAACCGGAGCAAGAACCATCGAAACCAGTCGCGTCGGTTGCAAGCAGTGCAACTGTGACTCGAATTCAGTTCAGACTGCCATCCGGTAATCCTCATATGGGCCAATTCGAATCGTCGAATACTTTGCGTGATTTACGTAACTATATTGTCCAGAACATTGATTTGCCTTTCCGTCAGTTCGCGATGTCGATCTCGTTCCCCAGAAGAGACCTAACCGCTGAGGAAGACGATAAAACGCTTTTAGAACTGGAATTGGTCCCCACAGCTGTTATTTTGATCCTGCCGATGAAAAAT TCCGACGTCACAGCAACCGTGTCATCGTCCCAGGACGTTGGATTTTTGTCACGAATCATGTGGTCCTTTTTCGCACCTATTCTCGGTGTTTATAATTATCTGATGGGTTATTTCTCGGGAGGTAATCGTCCAAATACGCCGAGACCAAGCAACTCCGAGAACAACGACACGGCGAACAGTTCCGATGGAACTATAATACCGAACCTTCAAAACGTTGCCAACTCGTCCGG TTTGGTCAGAAGATATTTGGGTGATCAAGGGGGGACAACCATCAAAACGGAGGGGAATATACATAGACTTCATTCAGGTGGGGATGATAATGATGAGAATAACACATGGAATGGTAATTCGACGCAACAAATGTAG
- the LOC143356330 gene encoding partitioning defective 3 homolog isoform X1, which produces MKVTVCFDNVRVVVPCGDGTLLVKDLMHEAILRYKKATGKSDNGLTINSLSSLTGGGLLDPDDRLCDVADDREQIVAHFVSTDTTHAGGDGASSVGTNSPDFFHPDGKELAYAIDTHSSIPSSSIKRESTKRLSMHALSTREPCLATYSAQSLPRESRRREPLGQDAKALFDYANANIDLADQNETREIVIKNEAGPLGLHVVPCYDLLGNDQGLRVEGIEPNGRIARDGQIDLHDKIIKINGHNLLHIPFSKVQEIFRTCMTEPCLKISVVKHKQPRNHEKSLHKGHGNTSGGSEKTETDENVKKIQCSNYNLLQTANTRKIGRMIEIELTKGSNGLGFSVTTRDNPAGGHCPIYIKNILPKGAAVEDGRLRPGDRLLEVNKKEMTGKSQAEVVSVLRSISPGGKVRMVVSRQEEISSNAPETHSTTTSTSQTSETTTDNSKYWNTLNISPIKKNTEVHDLKVSSRSYDKCTFKPAKSSEDIVLSPRKNRMILTLDIPVHDSEKAGLGVSVKGKTTNTDENTNMDLGIFIKSVLHGGAASRDGRLRTNDQLLNVNGVSLLGLSNSDAMETLRRAMLNTNSSVTGVITLTIARRISSYDANEKNLPENLSYHCKLESANSVYISDNTKANEGRVKEKNNLNSQSDILDNGGLLSCVTASPWNPVIDRLTEQYNKNSLRNESYCIATNKTWIEPISNVKKITVGGRDDRAEPVLLEDSNDAQCNDPKRNADDKDSQYSGDPTYDSQLSLEECSSSSNKFSRDALGRQSMSEKRHAALDAKNTDTYKRNKKLREGRENKNPDQASHKPANQSAETEDQARRSGKDSFERSKSKGISEGSTSDSNLKRYEKSVDPAQSEYVYTIPGCNNKFTSPRKHWLVDDVQGEITSSNNYKDDREGFPNSRGDVKQASLNSALDDRYKRSRKKGGIRSMLRLGKNRKSLNFGDSIDARHESSNYCSGTINYIA; this is translated from the coding sequence ATGAAGGTAACTGTGTGCTTCGACAACGTTAGAGTGGTGGTTCCTTGCGGGGATGGAACCCTACTGGTCAAAGACTTGATGCACGAGGCTATCCTGAGGTATAAAAAGGCCACAGGGAAAAGTGATAATGGATTAACAATCAACAGCCTGTCCTCCTTAACAGGAGGTGGCCTGCTGGATCCAGACGATAGGTTATGTGATGTAGCCGATGATAGAGAGCAAATCGTTGCTCACTTCGTGAGTACAGACACAACGCATGCTGGCGGTGATGGGGCAAGTTCTGTCGGAACCAACAGCCCAGATTTCTTCCACCCGGATGGCAAAGAATTAGCTTATGCAATAGACACACATTCCTCTATACCTAGCAGTAGTATTAAAAGAGAGAGCACTAAAAGATTGTCGATGCATGCACTGTCGACTAGAGAACCTTGTTTAGCTACGTATTCTGCTCAATCCCTCCCCAGAGAGTCTCGGCGCAGAGAACCACTGGGACAAGATGCCAAAGCGTTGTTCGACTATGCGAATGCCAACATAGATCTTGCTGATCAAAACGAGACCCGAGAGATTGTGATAAAAAATGAGGCAGGTCCGCTGGGACTTCACGTGGTGCCATGTTACGACCTTCTGGGCAACGATCAGGGGCTCCGGGTGGAAGGTATCGAGCCGAATGGCAGAATTGCTAGAGACGGACAGATCGATTTGCACGACaaaatcataaaaataaatGGCCACAATTTATTGCACATACCGTTCTCCAAAGTGCAAGAAATTTTCCGGACTTGCATGACTGAGCCCTGCCTTAAAATATCGGTGGTGAAGCACAAACAGCCACGCAACCACGAGAAATCGTTGCACAAGGGTCATGGCAATACGAGCGGAGGCTCAGAGAAAACGGAAACGGACGAGAACGTCAAAAAAATTCAGTGCAGCAACTACAATCTGTTGCAGACAGCGAATACGCGAAAGATCGGGCGTATGATCGAGATCGAATTAACGAAAGGCAGCAACGGTCTGGGGTTCAGCGTGACGACGCGCGATAATCCTGCAGGGGGCCATTGTCCtatatacattaaaaatatcCTACCAAAAGGTGCTGCGGTTGAAGACGGTAGGTTGAGGCCCGGCGACAGGCTGCTGGAAGTAAACAAAAAGGAAATGACAGGGAAAAGCCAGGCGGAAGTGGTTTCGGTCCTTAGAAGCATTTCGCCAGGTGGTAAGGTGAGAATGGTGGTCTCTCGGCAGGAAGAAATTTCCTCCAACGCTCCCGAAACTCATTCGACCACGACATCCACTAGCCAAACGTCCGAGACCACCACGGACAATTCGAAATATTGGAACACTTTGAACATATCGCCAATAAAAAAGAACACGGAGGTGCATGACCTCAAAGTCAGCAGCCGCAGCTACGACAAGTGCACGTTCAAGCCCGCGAAATCCTCGGAAGACATCGTATTATCGCCCCGCAAGAATCGCATGATTCTGACCTTGGACATCCCAGTGCACGATTCGGAGAAAGCCGGCCTGGGCGTGAGCGTGAAAGGGAAAACAACCAACACGGACGAGAACACCAACATGGATCTAGGAATCTTCATAAAAAGCGTGCTCCATGGGGGTGCAGCCTCCCGAGACGGTCGATTAAGGACGAACGACCAGTTGCTCAACGTGAATGGTGTGTCCTTGTTGGGCTTATCGAATTCTGACGCGATGGAGACCCTTCGAAGGGCGATGCTCAATACGAATAGTTCCGTAACGGGTGTAATTACTCTAACCATAGCGAGGAGGATATCTTCCTACGACGCGAATGAGAAAAATCTTCCGGAAAACCTGTCTTACCATTGTAAATTAGAATCCGCGAACAGTGTATACATATCGGACAACACGAAGGCGAACGAGGGTAGGGTGAAGGAGAAGAACAATCTGAACTCGCAGTCGGACATTTTGGACAATGGGGGGCTGTTGTCCTGCGTGACCGCGTCCCCGTGGAACCCAGTCATAGACAGACTAACAGAACAGTATAATAAGAACAGTCTGAGGAACGAGAGCTACTGCATCGCGACGAATAAGACGTGGATAGAACCAATCAGCAACGTGAAGAAGATCACTGTGGGAGGGCGAGATGACCGCGCGGAACCAGTATTGTTGGAGGACTCCAACGACGCCCAGTGCAATGATCCGAAGAGGAACGCCGACGATAAGGACAGCCAATACTCCGGGGACCCTACTTACGATAGTCAGTTGTCGTTGGAGGAGTGCAGCTCGTCCTCAAACAAGTTCTCCAGGGACGCCCTCGGCAGGCAGAGCATGTCCGAGAAACGGCACGCTGCTCTAGACGCCAAAAACACGGATACTTACAAAAGAAATAAGAAATTGCGCGAGGGCCGCGAGAATAAGAATCCGGATCAGGCGAGTCACAAGCCAGCGAACCAATCGGCCGAGACCGAGGATCAGGCGAGGCGTTCTGGCAAGGACAGCTTCGAGAGAAGCAAAAGCAAAGGTATCAGCGAAGGAAGCACCAGCGACAGCAATCTGAAACGATACGAAAAATCCGTGGACCCGGCCCAGTCCGAGTACGTTTACACCATCCCCGGGTGCAACAATAAGTTCACTTCACCGAGGAAACATTGGTTGGTGGACGACGTTCAAGGCGAGATCACCAGTAGCAATAACTATAAGGACGATCGCGAGGGTTTCCCTAATAGTCGGGGGGACGTGAAACAGGCTTCACTCAATTCAGCTTTAGATGATCGATACAAGCGCTCTAGAAAAAAAGGCGGCATCCGGTCGATGCTCCGGTTAGGGAAGAATAGGAAATCGCTCAATTTCGGTGACAGTATAGACGCTCGGCACGAATCCAGTAACTATTGCAGCGGAACAATCAATTATATCGCATAA
- the LOC143356330 gene encoding uncharacterized protein LOC143356330 isoform X2: MHALSTREPCLATYSAQSLPRESRRREPLGQDAKALFDYANANIDLADQNETREIVIKNEAGPLGLHVVPCYDLLGNDQGLRVEGIEPNGRIARDGQIDLHDKIIKINGHNLLHIPFSKVQEIFRTCMTEPCLKISVVKHKQPRNHEKSLHKGHGNTSGGSEKTETDENVKKIQCSNYNLLQTANTRKIGRMIEIELTKGSNGLGFSVTTRDNPAGGHCPIYIKNILPKGAAVEDGRLRPGDRLLEVNKKEMTGKSQAEVVSVLRSISPGGKVRMVVSRQEEISSNAPETHSTTTSTSQTSETTTDNSKYWNTLNISPIKKNTEVHDLKVSSRSYDKCTFKPAKSSEDIVLSPRKNRMILTLDIPVHDSEKAGLGVSVKGKTTNTDENTNMDLGIFIKSVLHGGAASRDGRLRTNDQLLNVNGVSLLGLSNSDAMETLRRAMLNTNSSVTGVITLTIARRISSYDANEKNLPENLSYHCKLESANSVYISDNTKANEGRVKEKNNLNSQSDILDNGGLLSCVTASPWNPVIDRLTEQYNKNSLRNESYCIATNKTWIEPISNVKKITVGGRDDRAEPVLLEDSNDAQCNDPKRNADDKDSQYSGDPTYDSQLSLEECSSSSNKFSRDALGRQSMSEKRHAALDAKNTDTYKRNKKLREGRENKNPDQASHKPANQSAETEDQARRSGKDSFERSKSKGISEGSTSDSNLKRYEKSVDPAQSEYVYTIPGCNNKFTSPRKHWLVDDVQGEITSSNNYKDDREGFPNSRGDVKQASLNSALDDRYKRSRKKGGIRSMLRLGKNRKSLNFGDSIDARHESSNYCSGTINYIA; this comes from the coding sequence ATGCATGCACTGTCGACTAGAGAACCTTGTTTAGCTACGTATTCTGCTCAATCCCTCCCCAGAGAGTCTCGGCGCAGAGAACCACTGGGACAAGATGCCAAAGCGTTGTTCGACTATGCGAATGCCAACATAGATCTTGCTGATCAAAACGAGACCCGAGAGATTGTGATAAAAAATGAGGCAGGTCCGCTGGGACTTCACGTGGTGCCATGTTACGACCTTCTGGGCAACGATCAGGGGCTCCGGGTGGAAGGTATCGAGCCGAATGGCAGAATTGCTAGAGACGGACAGATCGATTTGCACGACaaaatcataaaaataaatGGCCACAATTTATTGCACATACCGTTCTCCAAAGTGCAAGAAATTTTCCGGACTTGCATGACTGAGCCCTGCCTTAAAATATCGGTGGTGAAGCACAAACAGCCACGCAACCACGAGAAATCGTTGCACAAGGGTCATGGCAATACGAGCGGAGGCTCAGAGAAAACGGAAACGGACGAGAACGTCAAAAAAATTCAGTGCAGCAACTACAATCTGTTGCAGACAGCGAATACGCGAAAGATCGGGCGTATGATCGAGATCGAATTAACGAAAGGCAGCAACGGTCTGGGGTTCAGCGTGACGACGCGCGATAATCCTGCAGGGGGCCATTGTCCtatatacattaaaaatatcCTACCAAAAGGTGCTGCGGTTGAAGACGGTAGGTTGAGGCCCGGCGACAGGCTGCTGGAAGTAAACAAAAAGGAAATGACAGGGAAAAGCCAGGCGGAAGTGGTTTCGGTCCTTAGAAGCATTTCGCCAGGTGGTAAGGTGAGAATGGTGGTCTCTCGGCAGGAAGAAATTTCCTCCAACGCTCCCGAAACTCATTCGACCACGACATCCACTAGCCAAACGTCCGAGACCACCACGGACAATTCGAAATATTGGAACACTTTGAACATATCGCCAATAAAAAAGAACACGGAGGTGCATGACCTCAAAGTCAGCAGCCGCAGCTACGACAAGTGCACGTTCAAGCCCGCGAAATCCTCGGAAGACATCGTATTATCGCCCCGCAAGAATCGCATGATTCTGACCTTGGACATCCCAGTGCACGATTCGGAGAAAGCCGGCCTGGGCGTGAGCGTGAAAGGGAAAACAACCAACACGGACGAGAACACCAACATGGATCTAGGAATCTTCATAAAAAGCGTGCTCCATGGGGGTGCAGCCTCCCGAGACGGTCGATTAAGGACGAACGACCAGTTGCTCAACGTGAATGGTGTGTCCTTGTTGGGCTTATCGAATTCTGACGCGATGGAGACCCTTCGAAGGGCGATGCTCAATACGAATAGTTCCGTAACGGGTGTAATTACTCTAACCATAGCGAGGAGGATATCTTCCTACGACGCGAATGAGAAAAATCTTCCGGAAAACCTGTCTTACCATTGTAAATTAGAATCCGCGAACAGTGTATACATATCGGACAACACGAAGGCGAACGAGGGTAGGGTGAAGGAGAAGAACAATCTGAACTCGCAGTCGGACATTTTGGACAATGGGGGGCTGTTGTCCTGCGTGACCGCGTCCCCGTGGAACCCAGTCATAGACAGACTAACAGAACAGTATAATAAGAACAGTCTGAGGAACGAGAGCTACTGCATCGCGACGAATAAGACGTGGATAGAACCAATCAGCAACGTGAAGAAGATCACTGTGGGAGGGCGAGATGACCGCGCGGAACCAGTATTGTTGGAGGACTCCAACGACGCCCAGTGCAATGATCCGAAGAGGAACGCCGACGATAAGGACAGCCAATACTCCGGGGACCCTACTTACGATAGTCAGTTGTCGTTGGAGGAGTGCAGCTCGTCCTCAAACAAGTTCTCCAGGGACGCCCTCGGCAGGCAGAGCATGTCCGAGAAACGGCACGCTGCTCTAGACGCCAAAAACACGGATACTTACAAAAGAAATAAGAAATTGCGCGAGGGCCGCGAGAATAAGAATCCGGATCAGGCGAGTCACAAGCCAGCGAACCAATCGGCCGAGACCGAGGATCAGGCGAGGCGTTCTGGCAAGGACAGCTTCGAGAGAAGCAAAAGCAAAGGTATCAGCGAAGGAAGCACCAGCGACAGCAATCTGAAACGATACGAAAAATCCGTGGACCCGGCCCAGTCCGAGTACGTTTACACCATCCCCGGGTGCAACAATAAGTTCACTTCACCGAGGAAACATTGGTTGGTGGACGACGTTCAAGGCGAGATCACCAGTAGCAATAACTATAAGGACGATCGCGAGGGTTTCCCTAATAGTCGGGGGGACGTGAAACAGGCTTCACTCAATTCAGCTTTAGATGATCGATACAAGCGCTCTAGAAAAAAAGGCGGCATCCGGTCGATGCTCCGGTTAGGGAAGAATAGGAAATCGCTCAATTTCGGTGACAGTATAGACGCTCGGCACGAATCCAGTAACTATTGCAGCGGAACAATCAATTATATCGCATAA